The Candidatus Kapaibacterium sp. genome has a segment encoding these proteins:
- a CDS encoding glycosyltransferase: MNISRCIESIRTYCDEIIVLDTGSEDDTIQKATDFGAKVYQHNWKNDFAEARNISLEYASGDFILVIDADEEFQANSNIREILVNSKNSVGGLLLNVISSASTIDGQSQTFVSPQLRIFRNHQGFKFEGKIHEQIAKSILNSGFEIVKSDLKIIHHGYNLPKNLLDKKHLRNLEMLDDEDLISGNPIYLFHRAKTFLALGYVTKAEQDINQALNKVAKSHVSYPSILNYATVIARNKGEYQDAYFYSIESLKIEPNQLTAHLNLAELFLSANDFANASLHYQIIFDRQKDVAKKISLGGDIELPQEVYVPKMAYCYYRINNFEKANQLLEQFIASKPQNLDAKMVKLNFLLREGKIEEFMNLLNEISRIIPNDSTIINLKSKYSETSEFKQKNPKISLSMIVKNEEKMLEGCLESVQSFVDEIVIVDTGSTDDTVKIAQKYNAKVFHYEWNDNFSDARNFALKHTSGDWILYLDADERLNNKNYSSIRNILENATDEVGALLCTIESLHRKDDGSSEMHRGSYPRLFRNYGYPTIKFTGKVHEQITPALRQLNKQIFESDIVIEHLGYNFDLQTIRDKTIRNYQLLIKQVNDEPTNGYAWFQLGQTLGRLKLVEQSIMALEFAIGTETLSDSIKAATYTSLSQLKGVMKEFDKALDYVEKSLQINPNQLFARNLKAYALLHLGRFEQSRQMFEAILATYDTKANSQIAFDIEVPRNIVLQGLEMAKKRIITI, translated from the coding sequence TTGAACATATCAAGATGTATTGAATCAATCCGAACTTATTGCGATGAAATCATAGTTTTGGACACCGGTTCGGAAGATGATACAATCCAAAAAGCCACAGATTTCGGAGCAAAAGTATATCAACATAATTGGAAAAACGATTTCGCAGAAGCCAGAAACATATCCCTTGAATATGCTTCAGGAGATTTTATTCTCGTAATTGACGCGGATGAAGAATTTCAAGCAAACTCGAACATCAGAGAAATTTTGGTAAATAGTAAAAATTCTGTTGGTGGATTATTGCTTAATGTCATTTCATCAGCAAGTACGATTGATGGGCAATCTCAGACATTTGTGTCTCCCCAGCTCAGAATTTTCAGAAATCATCAGGGCTTCAAATTCGAGGGCAAAATACATGAACAAATAGCAAAATCTATTTTGAATTCGGGTTTTGAAATTGTAAAAAGCGATTTGAAGATTATTCATCATGGCTATAATTTGCCCAAAAATTTGCTCGACAAAAAGCATCTCAGAAATCTTGAAATGCTCGATGATGAAGATTTAATCTCCGGAAATCCGATTTATCTGTTTCATAGAGCTAAAACATTCTTAGCCCTTGGATATGTTACTAAAGCAGAACAAGACATAAACCAAGCACTCAATAAAGTTGCAAAATCTCATGTTTCATACCCTTCAATTTTGAACTATGCTACGGTAATCGCAAGAAACAAGGGCGAGTATCAAGATGCATATTTTTATTCTATTGAATCATTAAAAATTGAGCCGAATCAGCTAACTGCACATCTGAATCTTGCAGAATTATTTCTTTCCGCTAATGATTTCGCAAATGCTTCCCTTCATTATCAAATCATTTTCGACAGGCAAAAAGATGTCGCAAAAAAAATCAGTTTAGGTGGTGATATAGAGCTACCGCAAGAAGTTTACGTACCCAAGATGGCATATTGCTATTATCGAATCAACAATTTTGAAAAAGCAAATCAACTTTTGGAGCAATTTATCGCAAGCAAGCCACAAAATTTGGATGCGAAAATGGTCAAATTGAATTTCTTGTTGAGAGAAGGAAAAATTGAAGAATTTATGAACTTACTCAATGAAATTAGTCGCATAATACCGAATGACTCTACAATTATAAACTTAAAATCGAAATACAGCGAAACTTCAGAATTCAAGCAAAAGAATCCCAAAATATCACTTTCGATGATAGTGAAAAATGAGGAGAAAATGCTTGAAGGCTGTTTAGAATCAGTTCAATCATTTGTGGATGAAATTGTGATTGTTGACACAGGCTCCACAGATGATACGGTCAAAATCGCTCAAAAATATAATGCTAAGGTGTTTCATTATGAATGGAACGATAATTTTTCGGATGCTCGAAATTTCGCACTAAAACACACAAGCGGCGATTGGATATTATATCTTGACGCTGACGAAAGGCTCAATAATAAGAACTATTCTTCGATTCGGAATATTCTCGAAAATGCTACAGATGAAGTAGGCGCCTTGCTTTGTACGATTGAAAGTTTACACAGAAAAGATGACGGAAGTTCGGAGATGCACAGAGGTTCGTATCCGCGATTATTCCGCAATTATGGCTATCCGACCATAAAATTTACGGGCAAAGTGCACGAACAAATCACTCCTGCTTTACGTCAATTAAACAAGCAAATTTTTGAATCCGACATCGTAATCGAACATCTCGGATATAATTTTGATTTGCAAACGATTAGAGACAAAACGATACGTAATTATCAACTGCTAATAAAGCAAGTGAATGATGAACCTACGAACGGATATGCATGGTTTCAGTTGGGGCAAACATTAGGGAGATTAAAATTAGTCGAACAATCCATTATGGCACTCGAATTTGCAATTGGAACTGAAACTCTATCTGACAGCATCAAAGCTGCAACTTATACCTCATTGTCTCAACTAAAAGGCGTGATGAAGGAATTCGACAAGGCTTTAGATTATGTTGAAAAATCTTTGCAAATAAATCCCAATCAGCTATTTGCCCGAAATCTCAAAGCATACGCATTGTTGCATTTGGGTCGTTTTGAGCAATCTCGGCAGATGTTTGAAGCAATTCTTGCAACATATGATACAAAAGCAAATTCGCAGATTGCTTTTGATATTGAAGTACCGAGGAATATTGTGTTACAAGGCTTAGAAATGGCTAAAAAACGAATCATTACAATTTAG
- a CDS encoding rhomboid family intramembrane serine protease, with amino-acid sequence MAFRNVTSNIENHYENMNMRGMGSFSLFPPVMKMLLIINVAVFILQYLFLSGLTFDGHSLNALFMKYFALQPFNAEIMFDLSENIFLPWQLISYQFMHGGLWHLFFNMFALWMFGSELEGLWGSKRFLIYYLLAGVGAAIVHMFITPLITGLSVPTVGASGSVYGILLAFAFTFPNRPIFMFPFFIPIPAKFFVLIFVVIEMISGVSGSSGIAHFAHLGGALTGFILLKWGDKMGVFKWFSKKSDAYDPGFGTTGAFQSDPYSGSGSRKPNVIQVKWAQINQEKPVQPRPEPRVENKGKYIIDGEEITQVKIDSILDKISESGYQNLTEKEKFILTELSKRI; translated from the coding sequence TTGGCATTCAGAAACGTCACAAGCAATATTGAAAATCATTATGAGAATATGAATATGAGAGGTATGGGCAGTTTTTCACTTTTTCCACCTGTAATGAAAATGCTGTTGATTATCAACGTTGCAGTTTTCATTCTTCAGTATTTGTTTTTGAGCGGACTGACTTTTGATGGTCATTCACTCAATGCACTATTTATGAAATATTTCGCCTTACAGCCATTCAACGCTGAAATAATGTTCGATTTATCTGAAAATATATTCCTTCCATGGCAATTAATTTCGTATCAATTCATGCACGGCGGTTTATGGCATTTGTTCTTCAATATGTTTGCTCTATGGATGTTTGGTTCAGAACTTGAAGGTTTGTGGGGAAGCAAACGATTTTTGATTTATTATTTGCTTGCCGGTGTGGGTGCCGCTATTGTCCATATGTTTATAACGCCGCTAATTACCGGCTTATCAGTTCCAACTGTAGGGGCTTCGGGCTCTGTTTATGGCATCTTACTTGCATTTGCATTCACGTTTCCGAATAGACCAATTTTCATGTTTCCTTTTTTCATTCCAATTCCGGCTAAGTTTTTTGTATTGATTTTTGTTGTTATCGAAATGATTTCGGGAGTCTCGGGTAGTTCCGGTATAGCACATTTTGCCCATCTCGGCGGTGCACTAACAGGATTTATACTTTTAAAATGGGGCGATAAAATGGGCGTTTTCAAATGGTTTTCCAAAAAATCTGATGCTTACGACCCTGGATTTGGGACTACAGGAGCTTTTCAGTCCGACCCATACTCCGGCTCCGGTAGCAGAAAACCGAACGTTATCCAAGTGAAATGGGCTCAAATCAATCAAGAAAAACCGGTTCAACCCAGACCCGAGCCAAGAGTCGAAAATAAAGGCAAATATATAATTGACGGTGAAGAGATTACTCAAGTAAAAATTGATTCGATATTAGACAAAATTTCCGAAAGCGGTTATCAAAATTTGACCGAAAAAGAAAAGTTTATTTTAACAGAGCTTAGCAAGCGAATATAA
- a CDS encoding phosphoglycerate kinase has product MIHSLDEADFQNKNVLVRVDLNVPLDKNGKITDDTRIVESLSTIDIIIDKGGIPILMSHLGRPKGKVNPEFSLKPVADYLKDHFGYKVIFAEDCIGTSVKKAIDNAELGELVLLENLRFHKEEEANDIEFAKKLAELGDVYVNDAFGTAHRAHASTAAIAGFFEEKYAGMLMLKELNYLGNAIKNPRKPFVAVIGGAKITGKIDVIRHLFTKCDSILIGGGMMFTFYKALGYEIGKSICEDDKLALAKSLLDEASSKNIKLMLPTDVVVADSFTNDAPHKTVAFDNIPSDSVGMDIGEKTAQEFSDIILNAATVVWNGPMGVFEMSNFAKGTKAIAQSLADLTSKGGITVVGGGDSVAAISKFGLEKKISHVSTGGGASLEFMEGKVLPGVAALEL; this is encoded by the coding sequence ATGATTCATTCCTTGGATGAAGCCGATTTCCAAAATAAAAATGTTCTTGTCAGAGTTGACCTCAACGTTCCTTTGGACAAAAATGGCAAAATTACTGATGACACAAGAATTGTAGAATCTTTATCAACTATTGATATTATAATTGATAAAGGTGGAATTCCGATTTTGATGTCTCATCTGGGAAGACCCAAAGGGAAAGTCAATCCTGAATTTTCATTAAAACCTGTTGCAGATTATTTGAAAGACCATTTCGGTTACAAAGTGATTTTTGCCGAAGATTGCATTGGCACTTCAGTCAAAAAAGCTATTGATAATGCCGAATTGGGCGAGCTTGTCTTGCTCGAAAATTTGCGCTTTCATAAAGAAGAAGAAGCCAATGACATCGAATTTGCCAAGAAATTAGCCGAATTGGGCGATGTTTACGTAAACGATGCATTTGGAACAGCTCACAGAGCACATGCAAGTACTGCGGCTATTGCCGGGTTTTTTGAGGAAAAATATGCCGGAATGCTCATGCTCAAAGAACTGAACTATCTCGGAAACGCAATCAAAAATCCACGCAAACCATTTGTAGCTGTCATTGGTGGCGCCAAAATTACAGGCAAAATTGATGTTATTAGACATCTATTTACAAAATGCGATTCGATTTTGATTGGTGGCGGAATGATGTTTACATTCTACAAAGCTTTGGGCTATGAAATCGGCAAATCTATTTGCGAAGATGATAAACTTGCTTTAGCTAAAAGTTTGTTGGATGAAGCAAGTAGCAAAAACATCAAGTTAATGTTGCCAACCGACGTTGTAGTAGCTGATTCATTTACTAATGATGCTCCACATAAAACAGTTGCTTTCGACAATATTCCAAGTGATTCAGTTGGAATGGATATTGGCGAGAAAACAGCACAGGAATTCAGCGATATTATTTTGAATGCTGCAACTGTCGTATGGAACGGACCTATGGGAGTATTTGAAATGAGCAATTTTGCAAAAGGAACAAAAGCAATTGCACAATCTCTTGCCGATTTAACTTCCAAAGGTGGGATTACTGTGGTTGGTGGGGGAGATTCCGTCGCTGCTATCAGTAAATTTGGACTTGAGAAAAAAATATCACATGTTTCAACAGGTGGTGGAGCCTCTCTCGAATTTATGGAAGGCAAAGTTCTCCCGGGTGTTGCTGCTTTAGAATTATAA
- the dtd gene encoding D-aminoacyl-tRNA deacylase → MKVVVQRVKSAKVTVDGAITGQIDKGLLLLAGVCQSDTPEILDWVCNKIAGLRIFSDENQKMNLSVQDVGGAILVVSNFTVCGNAAKGFRPSFTNSAAPEFAEKMYEDMIAKFREMNIKTEAGIFGAMMDVDLVNDGPVTVIIEKKGADTQE, encoded by the coding sequence ATGAAAGTAGTGGTTCAAAGGGTTAAATCTGCAAAAGTTACGGTTGATGGTGCAATCACCGGGCAAATTGATAAAGGACTTTTGCTGTTGGCAGGAGTTTGCCAATCCGATACGCCTGAAATATTGGATTGGGTATGCAATAAAATTGCAGGATTGAGAATATTTTCCGATGAAAATCAAAAGATGAATCTATCAGTTCAAGATGTTGGCGGTGCGATTTTGGTAGTGTCAAATTTTACTGTTTGCGGTAATGCTGCAAAAGGATTCAGACCGAGCTTTACGAACTCCGCTGCACCCGAATTTGCAGAAAAAATGTATGAAGATATGATAGCTAAATTTCGTGAAATGAACATCAAAACGGAAGCAGGCATTTTCGGGGCAATGATGGATGTAGATTTGGTAAATGATGGTCCGGTGACAGTTATAATCGAAAAAAAAGGGGCTGATACTCAAGAGTAG
- the gap gene encoding type I glyceraldehyde-3-phosphate dehydrogenase produces the protein MMAIKIAINGFGRIGRLVAREIFNRNSGLELVGINDLTDAATLAHLFKYDSVHGKFKGEVSHTENSIVVNGQNIPISAEKAIENIPWRNIDLVLESTGAFTRNEQLLKHIETSGAKKVLLSAPAKDALDATVVLGVNDFVLTGEEKTISNASCTTNCLAPMVKVLNDEFGIHSGFMVTIHAYTNDQRILDLPHKDLRRARAAAANAIPTTTGAAKAVGLVLPELKGKLHGYAVRIPIPDGSLTDLTAILNTEATVEQINNAMKLASETSMKGILEYSDEPLVSSDIVGNPHSCIFDSQLTQVSGNHVKVVGWYDNEFGYSCRITDLLEKLGTDL, from the coding sequence ATCATGGCAATCAAGATTGCAATAAATGGATTTGGTCGCATTGGAAGGCTTGTAGCCCGCGAAATTTTCAACCGTAACAGTGGACTGGAATTGGTCGGTATAAATGATTTAACTGATGCCGCTACTTTGGCACATTTGTTCAAGTATGATTCTGTACATGGCAAATTCAAAGGAGAAGTGTCTCATACTGAAAATTCAATTGTTGTCAACGGTCAAAACATTCCAATTTCAGCCGAAAAGGCTATCGAAAATATTCCATGGCGAAATATTGACTTAGTATTAGAATCCACGGGCGCTTTCACCAGAAATGAACAACTTTTGAAACATATAGAAACAAGTGGAGCCAAAAAAGTCCTTCTCTCGGCTCCGGCAAAAGATGCTCTTGATGCAACTGTTGTATTAGGTGTCAACGATTTCGTTCTCACAGGAGAAGAAAAAACGATTTCGAACGCCTCTTGCACTACAAACTGTTTAGCACCTATGGTTAAAGTTCTAAATGATGAATTTGGAATTCATTCCGGATTTATGGTTACTATCCATGCTTATACCAACGACCAAAGAATTCTCGATTTACCGCATAAAGATTTGAGACGTGCCAGAGCTGCCGCAGCTAACGCAATTCCTACGACTACCGGTGCTGCAAAAGCAGTAGGCTTAGTATTGCCCGAATTGAAAGGCAAATTGCACGGTTATGCAGTACGCATTCCAATTCCGGACGGTTCTTTGACAGATTTGACAGCTATTTTGAATACTGAAGCAACTGTAGAGCAAATCAATAATGCTATGAAATTAGCTTCGGAAACAAGCATGAAAGGCATTTTAGAATATTCCGACGAACCATTAGTTTCATCTGATATTGTCGGTAATCCTCATTCATGTATTTTTGATAGCCAATTGACTCAAGTTAGCGGCAATCATGTAAAAGTAGTAGGGTGGTACGATAATGAATTCGGTTATTCTTGCCGCATTACTGACTTATTGGAAAAATTAGGCACTGATTTGTAA
- the ispG gene encoding flavodoxin-dependent (E)-4-hydroxy-3-methylbut-2-enyl-diphosphate synthase, translating into MVGNVPVGGGSPISVQTMTKVKTSDVEGIVNQIKLSEEAGVDIVRITVNNKDAAEAIGEIVKRVNVPIVADIHFNYMFALASIEAGVAKVRINPGNIGKVERIKKVLSAAKERGIPIRIGVNSGSLEKDILDKYGYPTAEALYESAIRHVEIAQDFGFDDLVISVKSTSVPLMIEAYRLIAQRTDFPLHLGVTEAGRLRTGTIKSSVGIGTLLAEGIGDTIRVSLTDEPELEVEVGKEILRSLGLAQRNVEIISCPTCGRLDVDLFKITEEIEKAVKDIKKPMTVSILGCAVNGPGEAREADLGVAAAKGKALLFRRGEPLRYVPEADIVPELLKEIYAFVPDEQK; encoded by the coding sequence ATGGTAGGAAATGTTCCTGTAGGTGGTGGCTCGCCGATTTCTGTCCAAACTATGACGAAAGTAAAAACTTCCGATGTAGAAGGTATCGTGAACCAGATTAAACTTAGCGAGGAAGCAGGAGTAGATATTGTTCGGATTACAGTCAACAATAAGGACGCTGCAGAAGCGATTGGCGAGATTGTAAAACGAGTGAACGTCCCAATAGTTGCTGATATTCATTTCAATTATATGTTCGCTCTTGCTTCCATCGAAGCAGGAGTGGCAAAAGTGAGAATCAATCCGGGAAATATAGGTAAAGTAGAACGAATCAAAAAAGTTCTCTCTGCCGCAAAAGAGAGAGGAATTCCGATTAGAATTGGAGTTAATTCCGGTTCTTTAGAAAAGGACATTTTGGATAAATATGGCTATCCAACGGCAGAAGCTTTGTACGAATCAGCTATAAGGCACGTTGAAATAGCTCAAGATTTTGGATTTGACGATTTGGTAATATCAGTCAAATCAACCTCAGTTCCATTGATGATTGAAGCATATAGATTGATTGCCCAAAGAACGGATTTCCCTTTGCATCTTGGTGTTACTGAAGCCGGTAGATTGAGAACAGGCACAATCAAATCGTCGGTTGGTATCGGGACTTTGCTCGCAGAAGGAATTGGCGACACTATTCGTGTTTCCTTGACTGACGAACCCGAACTTGAGGTAGAAGTGGGCAAAGAAATTCTTCGCTCACTTGGTCTGGCTCAACGAAATGTAGAAATTATCTCGTGCCCAACTTGTGGAAGACTTGATGTTGATTTGTTCAAAATCACTGAGGAAATCGAAAAAGCTGTTAAGGACATCAAAAAGCCAATGACTGTGTCAATTCTCGGATGTGCTGTAAATGGTCCGGGTGAAGCGAGGGAAGCTGATTTGGGTGTTGCTGCCGCAAAAGGCAAAGCGTTATTATTCAGACGCGGCGAACCTTTACGCTATGTACCCGAAGCGGATATAGTCCCCGAATTATTAAAAGAAATTTACGCTTTCGTTCCTGATGAACAAAAATAG
- a CDS encoding bifunctional phosphoglucose/phosphomannose isomerase encodes MLTIKYDINSMQEILHNFHVQFKHAIEIGESFEIDTTYEHVREIVICGMGGSALGGNLLNSYLQSPSCKSNIKIRVNKGYGLPHNIAANSLIIISSYSGNTEETLAAMESAYDNDLSMICLTSGGKVKKFANSKNIPCLIIPEGFQPRCALAYSFVGLLYILIKSKVFSPELSKSTIAGLTEAQELLKRVTSRYESHDFANPAFKAANDLFRSYPVIYSADAITDSINLRWQAQIHENAKSPAFGSYLPEMNHNEINAWFATEPNSPRFKFIFLRDKEDHPRVKIRFDAIKEMLSEFYDVYEFYGTGNHILARMFDLIYLGDWLSYYLAVLNKQDPISIPVINRLKEILAKHKS; translated from the coding sequence ATGTTAACAATTAAATACGACATTAATTCGATGCAAGAGATATTGCATAATTTTCATGTGCAATTCAAACATGCTATCGAAATCGGCGAATCTTTCGAAATTGATACTACCTACGAACACGTTCGCGAAATTGTGATTTGCGGAATGGGCGGTTCGGCTTTGGGAGGTAATCTTCTGAATTCATATTTGCAATCGCCGAGTTGCAAATCCAATATTAAAATTCGTGTGAATAAGGGATATGGTTTGCCGCATAACATAGCAGCGAATTCTCTCATTATCATCAGTTCATATTCAGGCAATACCGAAGAAACTCTCGCAGCGATGGAAAGCGCTTATGATAATGATTTGAGTATGATTTGCTTAACTTCCGGTGGAAAAGTTAAGAAATTCGCTAATTCAAAGAATATACCGTGTTTGATAATTCCCGAAGGATTCCAACCACGATGTGCCTTAGCCTATTCGTTCGTAGGATTGCTTTATATTCTTATCAAGAGCAAAGTATTTTCGCCGGAATTGAGCAAAAGCACAATTGCAGGGCTTACTGAAGCCCAAGAATTGCTCAAACGCGTTACAAGTCGTTACGAAAGTCATGACTTTGCAAACCCGGCATTCAAAGCCGCAAATGATTTGTTCAGAAGCTATCCTGTCATTTATTCGGCAGATGCGATAACAGATTCAATCAATTTGCGCTGGCAAGCACAAATTCACGAGAATGCTAAATCTCCTGCTTTCGGGAGCTATTTGCCCGAAATGAACCACAATGAAATAAATGCCTGGTTTGCCACTGAGCCTAATTCACCAAGATTCAAATTCATTTTCTTGCGAGATAAAGAAGACCACCCAAGAGTGAAAATTCGTTTTGATGCAATCAAAGAGATGCTATCGGAATTTTACGACGTTTATGAATTTTACGGGACCGGTAATCACATTTTAGCGCGAATGTTCGACCTGATTTACCTTGGCGATTGGTTAAGCTATTACTTAGCCGTACTCAACAAACAAGACCCCATAAGTATTCCTGTCATCAATCGTTTGAAAGAGATTTTGGCAAAACATAAGAGTTGA
- a CDS encoding acetylornithine/succinylornithine family transaminase, with amino-acid sequence MQDIEKYKSSLIENEHDFILNTYKRLPIAVDKAVGCRVIDVNGDEYLDFLAGIAVNALGHSHPRIINAVQEQIFRYMHVSNYFYQDTQIKLAQKLCEMSGFSKVFFTNSGTEATEAAIKLIRRWGLKHKKTNILAFSGGFHGRTYGALSIMDKPRYKDTMGPFLPNTQVIPLNDIETLMSSVNSDTAGVVLEFIQGEGGISMPTPEFIEMLMELKSIHNFLLIADEVQSGIGRSGRFFAFEHWNIAPDVVIMAKGLGGGLPLGGILVDEHLSDIWESGMHGTTYGGNAVACATGMVVLEELESGLMEHVQSMGEYFRQELEKIHATNPKKVLHVRGLGLMCGLLLSFDAGLLVNALLERKAIANAASGSVLRMVPPLIVGKTEIDEFVAILQNSLDSIEI; translated from the coding sequence ATGCAAGACATTGAAAAATATAAAAGTTCGCTGATTGAGAACGAACATGATTTCATTCTAAACACGTATAAAAGACTTCCGATTGCGGTTGACAAAGCCGTCGGTTGCCGAGTTATAGATGTAAATGGTGATGAATATTTAGATTTTCTCGCAGGAATCGCTGTAAATGCTCTCGGGCATTCGCACCCGCGAATAATCAATGCAGTTCAGGAACAAATTTTCCGCTATATGCACGTATCTAACTACTTTTATCAGGACACTCAGATAAAATTAGCTCAAAAGCTTTGCGAAATGTCGGGCTTTAGCAAAGTCTTCTTTACTAATTCCGGCACTGAAGCCACTGAAGCAGCAATCAAACTAATCCGCAGATGGGGATTGAAGCACAAAAAGACGAATATTCTTGCGTTTAGCGGCGGATTTCACGGTAGAACCTACGGGGCACTGTCAATTATGGATAAACCACGTTACAAAGATACAATGGGACCTTTCTTGCCGAATACACAAGTAATTCCACTCAATGACATCGAAACATTGATGAGCAGCGTCAACTCCGATACAGCGGGTGTAGTTTTGGAATTTATTCAGGGCGAAGGCGGGATTTCGATGCCGACACCGGAATTTATAGAAATGTTAATGGAATTGAAGTCTATTCATAATTTTCTTTTGATTGCAGATGAAGTTCAAAGCGGGATTGGCAGGTCGGGACGCTTTTTCGCATTTGAACATTGGAATATTGCCCCGGATGTTGTAATAATGGCAAAAGGTCTGGGAGGCGGGCTGCCCTTAGGCGGAATTTTAGTTGACGAACATTTGAGCGACATTTGGGAATCAGGTATGCACGGAACTACTTACGGAGGCAATGCAGTAGCTTGTGCAACGGGAATGGTTGTACTTGAAGAACTCGAAAGTGGTCTAATGGAGCATGTCCAATCTATGGGCGAATATTTCCGTCAGGAGCTTGAAAAAATCCATGCAACCAATCCCAAAAAAGTGTTGCATGTACGCGGTCTTGGACTGATGTGCGGATTGTTATTATCATTTGATGCGGGTTTGCTCGTAAATGCTCTATTGGAAAGGAAAGCTATTGCCAATGCGGCTTCCGGCAGTGTGTTGAGAATGGTTCCACCTTTGATTGTGGGAAAAACTGAGATTGACGAATTTGTTGCAATATTGCAAAATTCTTTGGATTCAATTGAAATTTAA
- a CDS encoding sugar phosphate nucleotidyltransferase, with amino-acid sequence MIKTCVIMAGGSGERFWPLSRKNRPKQLLKLDSKYKTMLRQSIDRIGKAIDKADIFIITSVNLLEPIRKELTDIPASNVIAEPSKKNTAPCLAYAAAFLKAKYQTDDAEILMAVLTADHKIESDEDFQMNIGAILDFASLNQGLCTIGIKPARPETGYGYIEVENDFINYDTAQIAPVARFHEKPDAEKASEYIERGKFFWNSGMFFWRLDVFTSEMKKHFPEVGEHIDAMAELHSGTTETAFPGTNEKIIELYNSFPNKSIDYALMEKSKSVYVAKADFTWDDIGSWDSFSRLHGADKDGNLSFGDNIVSVDSKDTMIINSTEDSRMVSALGLEDIIIITTDDAVLVCHKSKVQDVKKIVAELRDKKMDKWL; translated from the coding sequence ATGATTAAAACGTGTGTTATAATGGCGGGTGGTTCGGGCGAAAGGTTTTGGCCCCTAAGTCGTAAAAACCGTCCCAAGCAACTTTTGAAGCTTGATTCGAAGTATAAAACTATGCTTAGGCAATCTATTGATAGGATTGGCAAAGCTATAGACAAAGCTGATATTTTCATTATAACTTCTGTCAACCTTTTGGAGCCGATTCGCAAAGAATTAACTGACATTCCTGCAAGTAATGTAATAGCAGAACCATCAAAAAAGAATACCGCACCATGTTTGGCTTATGCTGCCGCTTTCTTGAAAGCGAAGTATCAAACAGACGATGCCGAAATCTTGATGGCAGTTTTGACGGCTGACCACAAAATCGAATCTGACGAAGACTTCCAAATGAATATCGGTGCGATTTTGGATTTTGCTTCTCTAAATCAAGGTTTATGCACAATCGGTATAAAACCTGCAAGACCTGAAACAGGTTACGGTTATATCGAAGTAGAAAATGATTTTATCAATTACGATACAGCTCAAATTGCTCCTGTTGCGAGATTTCATGAAAAGCCTGACGCCGAGAAAGCAAGCGAATATATCGAACGTGGGAAATTCTTTTGGAATAGTGGAATGTTCTTCTGGCGATTAGATGTTTTTACAAGTGAAATGAAGAAACATTTCCCGGAAGTTGGCGAGCACATTGACGCTATGGCTGAACTGCATTCCGGTACAACGGAAACAGCTTTCCCCGGTACAAATGAAAAAATAATTGAGCTTTACAATAGTTTCCCTAATAAGTCAATTGATTATGCACTGATGGAAAAATCAAAATCAGTCTATGTTGCGAAAGCAGATTTTACATGGGATGACATTGGCTCTTGGGATTCTTTTTCACGTTTGCACGGGGCAGACAAGGATGGCAATTTGAGTTTTGGCGATAACATAGTATCGGTTGACTCTAAAGATACTATGATAATCAACAGCACAGAAGACAGTAGAATGGTATCGGCACTCGGTTTGGAAGATATTATCATAATCACAACTGACGATGCTGTGCTTGTATGCCATAAGTCGAAAGTTCAAGACGTAAAGAAAATAGTTGCGGAACTACGCGACAAAAAAATGGATAAGTGGCTCTAA